Proteins found in one Pyrus communis chromosome 15, drPyrComm1.1, whole genome shotgun sequence genomic segment:
- the LOC137718715 gene encoding probable indole-3-pyruvate monooxygenase YUCCA4 — MGSSKKPQQENQESNSGILQGPIIVGAGPSGLAAAACLSNNGVPSLILEKSDCIASLWQQKTYDRLKLHLPKQFCELPLMGFPEDFPRYPTKSQFISYMESYASHFSIKPKFNQAVQTAEFNSVSGFWRVKTQDYEYISKWLIVATGENAEPVVPEIVGMDKFQGPVLHTSLYKSGSDFKSQRVLVVGCGNSGMEVSLDLCRYNAIPHMVVRNTVHVLPREMFGFSTFGIAMALLKWLPLKLVDSVVLLVASFILGNTDQLGLKRPKTGPIELKNVTGKTPVLDVGALSQIKSDKIKVMEGVKEITRNGARFINGQEKEFDSIILATGYKSNVPTWLKGCDFFTKDGMPKTSFPNCWKGSDGLYTVGFTRRGLLGTASDAVAIAKDITQLWKTNKDCRNNYCNSHVILLK, encoded by the exons ATGGGTTCGTCCAAAAAGCCCCAACAAGAAAACCAAGAATCCAATTCCGGGATTCTTCAAGGCCCTATCATTGTAGGCGCAGGACCATCTGGTCTCGCAGCAGCAGCTTGCCTCTCTAACAATGGCGTCCCTTCTCTGATTCTCGAGAAATCCGACTGCATAGCTTCTCTATGGCAGCAGAAAACTTACGACCGTCTCAAACTCCACCTCCCCAAGCAATTCTGCGAGCTTCCTCTCATGGGGTTCCCTGAAGATTTCCCAAGGTACCCTACAAAATCCCAGTTCATTTCATACATGGAGTCCTACGCCTCCCACTTCTCAATCAAACCAAAGTTCAACCAGGCCGTCCAGACCGCAGAATTCAATTccgtttctgggttttggagaGTGAAGACTCAGGATTATGAGTACATTTCCAAGTGGCTGATTGTTGCCACAGGAGAGAATGCTGAGCCGGTTGTACCGGAGATTGTTGGGATGGATAAGTTTCAAGGCCCTGTTCTTCACACCAGCCTGTACAAGTCTGGCTCTGATTTCAAAAGCCAAAGGGTTTTGGTTGTTGGGTGTGGAAATTCTGGCATGGAAGTCAGCCTTGACCTCTGTAGATACAATGCCATCCCTCATATGGTTGTTAGAAACACT GTTCATGTTTTGCCAAGAGAGATGTTTGGGTTCTCAACATTTGGGATCGCTATGGCACTTCTTAAATGGCTGCCTTTGAAGCTTGTGGACAGTGTCGTATTGCTAGTGGCCAGTTTCATCCTAGGCAACACAGACCAATTAGGGCTTAAGAGGCCTAAAACTGGCCCAATTGAGCTCAAGAATGTCACTGGTAAAACCCCAGTTCTTGATGTTGGAGCATTGTCACAAATTAAATCTGACAAAATAAAG gtgaTGGAAGGGGTGAAGGAGATAACAAGAAATGGAGCAAGATTTATAAATGGACAGGAGAAGGAGTTTGATTCTATAATCTTAGCAACTGGGTACAAAAGCAATGTGCCTACTTGGCTCAAG GGTTGTGACTTTTTCACCAAAGATGGGATGCCAAAAACATCCTTTCCCAACTGCTGGAAAGGAAGTGATGGTCTCTACACAGTTGGCTTCACAAGAAGAGGGCTTCTTGGAACGGCTTCTGATGCTGTTGCGATAGCCAAGGATATTACTCAGCTTTGGAAGACAAACAAAGATTGCAGGAATAATTACTGTAATTCCCATGTTATCCTACTGAAATAA